In Salinirussus salinus, the following proteins share a genomic window:
- a CDS encoding redoxin domain-containing protein, producing the protein MVSTGDTAPAFTAPLANGDVEEFDLEESLDEAPLVLAFFPGAFTSVCSHEMNTFQDRLEEFQEAGGSVYGVSVDSPFALNEFRDKLDLTFDLVSDADKDVIEAYDASMDFEALGVHDVAKRAVFVVDGDGTVTYAWVSDDPGVEPDYDEVLEAVHEA; encoded by the coding sequence ATGGTTTCGACAGGCGACACCGCCCCCGCGTTCACCGCACCGCTCGCCAACGGCGACGTCGAGGAGTTCGACCTCGAGGAGAGCCTCGACGAAGCGCCGCTGGTCCTCGCGTTCTTTCCGGGCGCCTTCACCAGCGTCTGCAGCCACGAGATGAACACCTTCCAGGACCGCCTGGAGGAGTTTCAGGAGGCCGGCGGCTCCGTCTACGGCGTCAGCGTCGACTCCCCGTTCGCGCTCAACGAGTTCCGCGACAAGCTCGATTTGACCTTCGACCTCGTGAGCGACGCCGACAAGGACGTCATCGAGGCCTACGACGCGTCGATGGACTTCGAGGCACTGGGTGTCCACGACGTCGCGAAGCGCGCGGTGTTCGTCGTCGACGGCGACGGGACGGTCACCTACGCGTGGGTGAGCGACGACCCGGGTGTCGAGCCCGACTACGACGAGGTCCTCGAGGCCGTCCACGAGGCGTGA
- a CDS encoding cryptochrome/photolyase family protein, with translation MTVLVLGDQLTRQVGPLTDRPDDRVLMVEAHEFARRHPYHPHKLTLVFSAMRHFRDRLRADGRAVDYHTVGTFREGFEAHFDAHPDDTLVAMEPPSHGASAGLREAAGAAGGDIEFVENDLFLCDAGSFDGWAGDGRLRHEDFYRFMRRRTGYLMEDGDPVGGEWNYDDQNRETPPEGWNPPEPPAFEPDALTREVAELVEEQFAGGYDEPPYGGAWADPGEFRWPVTRREACRALDDFVTYRLPEFGDYQDAMLEAEWALCHSLLSTSLNLGLLHPREVVERAVAAYRERDAPLHCVEGFVRQVLGWREFLRHVYRREMPGLATANQLGAGEDLPDLYWTGDTDMACLSDVVEGVRQRGYSHHIERLMVLSNFALVYGVEPAQLNEWFHAAYVDAFHWVTTPNVVEMGLFGAGVFATKPYASSANYIDRMSDYCSGCPYYKTKTTGEGACPFNALYWDFLDRNEDRLRSNHRMGLVYSHLDDKGEDLAAIREQAADIRERARDGEL, from the coding sequence GTGACAGTGCTCGTGCTGGGCGACCAGCTGACCCGGCAGGTCGGCCCGCTGACCGACCGGCCCGACGACCGCGTGCTGATGGTCGAGGCCCACGAGTTCGCGCGGCGGCATCCCTATCACCCCCATAAGCTGACGCTCGTGTTCAGCGCGATGCGGCACTTCCGCGACCGGCTGCGTGCGGACGGGCGCGCGGTCGACTACCACACCGTCGGAACGTTCCGCGAGGGGTTCGAGGCACACTTCGACGCTCACCCCGACGACACGCTGGTCGCAATGGAGCCGCCGAGCCACGGCGCGTCCGCGGGGCTGCGCGAGGCAGCCGGGGCTGCCGGCGGCGACATCGAGTTCGTGGAAAACGACCTGTTTCTGTGTGACGCCGGGAGCTTCGACGGCTGGGCCGGCGACGGGCGCCTGCGCCACGAGGACTTCTACCGGTTCATGCGCCGCCGGACGGGCTACCTGATGGAGGACGGCGACCCTGTCGGCGGGGAGTGGAACTACGACGACCAGAACCGCGAGACACCACCCGAAGGCTGGAATCCTCCGGAGCCGCCAGCCTTCGAGCCCGACGCACTCACCCGGGAGGTGGCCGAATTGGTCGAGGAGCAGTTCGCCGGCGGGTACGACGAGCCGCCCTACGGTGGGGCGTGGGCCGACCCCGGGGAGTTCCGCTGGCCGGTCACCCGCCGGGAAGCCTGCCGGGCGCTCGACGACTTCGTCACCTACCGGCTGCCGGAGTTCGGCGACTACCAGGACGCCATGCTCGAGGCGGAGTGGGCACTGTGTCACAGCCTCCTCTCGACGTCGCTGAACCTCGGTCTGCTCCACCCGCGGGAGGTCGTCGAGCGCGCCGTCGCCGCCTACCGGGAGAGGGATGCGCCGCTGCACTGCGTCGAGGGCTTCGTCCGGCAGGTGCTCGGCTGGCGGGAGTTTCTCAGACACGTCTACCGCCGGGAGATGCCCGGCCTGGCGACGGCCAATCAGCTCGGCGCCGGCGAGGACCTGCCCGACCTCTACTGGACCGGCGACACCGACATGGCCTGTCTCTCTGACGTCGTCGAGGGAGTCAGGCAGCGGGGCTACTCACACCACATCGAGCGCCTGATGGTCCTCTCGAATTTCGCCCTCGTCTACGGCGTCGAGCCCGCACAACTGAACGAGTGGTTCCACGCCGCCTACGTCGACGCCTTTCACTGGGTCACGACCCCCAACGTCGTCGAGATGGGGCTGTTCGGCGCCGGTGTCTTCGCCACCAAACCCTACGCCTCCTCGGCGAACTACATCGACCGGATGAGCGACTACTGTTCGGGCTGTCCCTACTACAAGACCAAGACCACCGGCGAGGGGGCCTGCCCGTTCAACGCGCTCTACTGGGACTTCCTGGACCGCAACGAGGACCGGCTCCGGTCGAACCACCGGATGGGGCTGGTCTACAGCCACCTCGACGACAAGGGCGAGGACCTGGCGGCGATACGCGAGCAGGCGGCCGACATCCGCGAGCGCGCCCGCGACGGCGAGCTGTAG
- the aroC gene encoding chorismate synthase, producing MNGNRFGRLFQVTTFGESHGEAMGCTVSGCPAGVELNEAEIQAELDRRKPGQSMITTSRGEPDEVSIKSGLQDGYTTGTPLGMVIQNKDARSGKYEPFVTAPRPSHGDFTYSAKFGTRNWGGGGRSSARETVNWVAAGAVAKQVLDQSDYDIRVKAHVNQVGDIEAPEVSFEEMLEHTEDNEVRCAHPETAERMREAIDQYQKEGDSIGGSVYFECRGVPRGLGAPRFDSFPARLGQAMFSVPATTAFQFGKGRDARTMRGTERNEDWEFDDGSREEVVSEAGDPVPEGNDHGGLQGGITTGEPIYGEVTWHAPTSIPSTQETVDWETGERKEIQVVGRHDPVLMPRAVPVVEAMLRLTVLDFMLLGGRINPDRLDDRPGEYDTDYHPESPVDDPDDADTKADTIDG from the coding sequence ATGAACGGCAACCGCTTCGGGCGGCTCTTCCAGGTGACCACCTTCGGGGAGTCCCACGGGGAGGCGATGGGCTGTACGGTCTCGGGCTGTCCCGCCGGGGTCGAACTGAACGAGGCGGAGATCCAGGCAGAACTGGACCGTCGCAAGCCCGGCCAGTCGATGATCACCACCTCCCGTGGCGAACCCGACGAGGTCTCGATCAAGTCCGGGCTACAGGACGGCTACACGACCGGCACGCCGCTGGGGATGGTCATCCAGAACAAGGACGCCCGCTCGGGCAAGTACGAACCCTTCGTCACGGCACCCCGGCCCTCACACGGCGACTTCACCTACTCCGCGAAGTTCGGCACGCGCAACTGGGGCGGGGGCGGGCGCTCCTCGGCCCGCGAGACGGTCAACTGGGTGGCCGCCGGCGCGGTCGCCAAGCAGGTCCTCGACCAGTCGGACTACGACATTCGAGTCAAGGCCCATGTCAACCAGGTCGGCGACATCGAGGCTCCCGAGGTGAGCTTCGAGGAGATGCTCGAACACACCGAGGACAACGAGGTGCGGTGTGCCCACCCCGAGACCGCCGAACGGATGCGCGAGGCCATCGACCAGTACCAGAAAGAGGGTGACTCTATCGGCGGCTCGGTCTACTTCGAGTGTCGCGGCGTCCCCCGGGGGCTCGGCGCGCCCCGCTTCGACTCGTTTCCCGCGCGGCTCGGGCAGGCGATGTTCTCGGTCCCGGCGACGACTGCCTTCCAGTTCGGGAAGGGTCGGGACGCCCGCACGATGCGTGGCACCGAGCGCAACGAGGACTGGGAGTTCGACGACGGCTCCCGCGAGGAGGTCGTCAGCGAGGCCGGCGACCCGGTCCCGGAGGGCAACGACCACGGCGGTCTCCAGGGGGGTATCACCACCGGCGAACCCATCTACGGCGAGGTGACCTGGCACGCGCCGACCTCGATCCCCTCGACCCAGGAGACTGTCGACTGGGAGACCGGTGAGCGCAAGGAGATCCAGGTCGTCGGCCGCCACGACCCCGTCCTGATGCCCCGGGCCGTCCCGGTCGTGGAGGCGATGCTCCGGCTCACGGTCCTGGATTTCATGCTGCTGGGCGGGCGGATCAACCCCGACCGCCTCGACGACCGCCCCGGCGAGTACGACACCGACTACCACCCGGAGAGCCCGGTCGACGACCCCGACGACGCTGACACGAAAGCCGACACTATCGACGGGTGA
- a CDS encoding HD domain-containing protein: MVDETSGDSPESWAFDPDGEHPFPDERLQEVMAVVDDDAEVRAYLEAQNVNPVKRKRYNDHGTKHIEIVRNRALTLYSLLKAGGVDFNGAADHGLEEADEPVIVALAAVLHDIGHVVHRDDHPYYSIPLAADILDRLLPQFYDTEPAVRMKGEVLHAILCHHTEEDPLTMEAGVVRVADALDMEYGRSRIPYERGGRGINTVSSQAIQNVTLSPGNGAPVLVEIEMTNAAGVYQVDNLLKAKLQDSGLEDLVRIVAVNTHEASDNIVERVELD; this comes from the coding sequence ATGGTCGACGAGACGAGCGGGGACTCGCCCGAATCCTGGGCGTTCGACCCCGACGGCGAGCATCCGTTCCCCGACGAACGACTCCAGGAGGTAATGGCCGTCGTCGACGACGACGCCGAGGTCCGGGCGTATCTGGAGGCCCAGAACGTCAACCCCGTCAAGCGCAAGCGGTACAACGACCACGGCACCAAACACATCGAGATCGTCCGGAACCGGGCGCTGACGCTCTACAGCCTGCTCAAGGCCGGCGGCGTCGACTTTAATGGCGCGGCCGACCACGGCCTGGAGGAAGCCGACGAGCCGGTGATCGTCGCACTCGCGGCCGTCCTCCACGACATCGGCCACGTCGTCCACCGCGACGACCACCCCTACTACTCGATCCCGCTCGCGGCCGACATCCTCGACCGCCTGCTGCCGCAGTTCTACGACACCGAGCCGGCGGTCCGGATGAAAGGCGAGGTGCTCCACGCCATCCTCTGTCACCACACCGAGGAGGACCCGCTGACGATGGAGGCGGGCGTCGTCCGGGTCGCGGACGCGCTGGACATGGAGTACGGCAGGTCGCGGATCCCCTACGAGCGGGGCGGACGGGGGATCAACACCGTCTCGAGCCAGGCGATCCAGAACGTGACTCTCTCCCCCGGGAACGGCGCTCCGGTCCTCGTGGAGATCGAGATGACCAACGCCGCCGGCGTCTACCAGGTCGACAACCTCCTGAAAGCGAAACTCCAGGACTCCGGGCTCGAGGACCTTGTCCGGATCGTCGCGGTCAACACCCACGAGGCGAGCGACAACATCGTCGAGCGGGTCGAGCTCGACTGA
- a CDS encoding EamA family transporter yields the protein MLPTGLVLALGAMVCWGVWTLFATLATRSLAPEAAMVVSYTTGAALALGYVVISRGAPSLPGRGVAFAGLAGVFAGAGAVAFYAGLAEGNSAVVTTVSALYFVVAALLGVAVLGESLGLRDVAGVGFAVLAIALLAT from the coding sequence ATGCTCCCGACCGGACTGGTGCTCGCGCTGGGTGCGATGGTCTGCTGGGGCGTCTGGACCCTGTTCGCGACGCTGGCGACGCGGTCGCTGGCCCCCGAGGCCGCGATGGTCGTCTCCTACACGACCGGCGCCGCGCTCGCGCTCGGCTACGTGGTCATCTCGCGTGGGGCACCCTCCCTGCCCGGGCGAGGTGTGGCCTTCGCCGGGCTGGCCGGCGTGTTCGCCGGCGCCGGTGCGGTCGCCTTCTACGCCGGCCTGGCGGAGGGGAACTCGGCGGTCGTCACGACCGTCAGCGCGCTGTACTTCGTCGTCGCGGCCCTGCTCGGCGTGGCCGTGCTCGGCGAGTCGCTCGGGCTGCGTGACGTGGCCGGGGTCGGCTTCGCGGTGCTGGCCATCGCGCTGCTGGCGACCTGA
- a CDS encoding alpha/beta fold hydrolase, translating to MFEPTLSLSRAAGQLAFDGYAEVAPFQPDLPSGYLERRYANGASRFVDVDGARVHYRDEGPRDGPTLVALHGMYSSLHTWDDWVEALTDRVRVVRMDLPGFGLTGPTTAGTYDMPYYVDVLEAFCRRLDLGEVALAGNSMGGGVAWRVAAEHPGLVDRLLLLDSVGRQVVPDGAEFLVQPGVSVVPRYLTPRAAFREILRDAYGDPSKLERGDVRRYHDLLRRTGNRRAVLSLLRAASPADVDPAEVTCPTLVQWGERDTWLPLSLGEKLAGEIPDGRLRTYEGVGHIPMEEAPAATAADAVEFLT from the coding sequence ATGTTCGAACCGACGCTGAGTCTGAGTCGAGCGGCAGGGCAGCTCGCATTCGACGGGTACGCCGAGGTGGCGCCCTTTCAGCCGGACCTGCCGAGTGGCTACCTGGAGCGGCGGTACGCGAACGGTGCCTCCCGGTTCGTCGACGTGGACGGCGCCCGCGTCCACTACCGCGACGAGGGGCCACGTGACGGACCCACGCTGGTCGCCCTCCACGGGATGTACTCCTCGCTTCACACCTGGGACGACTGGGTCGAGGCGCTGACCGACCGGGTCCGCGTCGTCCGGATGGACCTGCCCGGCTTCGGCCTGACCGGCCCCACCACCGCCGGGACCTACGACATGCCCTACTACGTCGACGTCCTGGAGGCGTTCTGCAGGCGACTCGACCTCGGCGAGGTGGCGCTTGCGGGCAACTCGATGGGTGGCGGGGTCGCCTGGCGGGTCGCCGCCGAGCACCCCGGGCTGGTCGACCGGCTGCTCCTGCTGGATTCGGTCGGCCGGCAGGTCGTCCCCGACGGGGCCGAGTTCCTCGTCCAGCCGGGAGTCAGCGTCGTGCCGCGGTATCTCACACCGCGGGCGGCCTTCCGGGAGATCCTCCGGGACGCCTACGGCGACCCCTCGAAGCTCGAGCGCGGGGACGTCCGCCGGTACCACGACCTGCTCCGGCGTACGGGGAACCGGCGGGCGGTCCTCTCCCTGCTGCGGGCGGCCTCGCCCGCCGACGTCGACCCGGCCGAAGTCACCTGTCCGACCCTCGTACAGTGGGGGGAGCGAGACACCTGGCTCCCGCTCTCGCTGGGGGAGAAGCTGGCCGGCGAGATCCCCGACGGGAGGCTCCGGACCTACGAGGGCGTCGGGCACATCCCGATGGAAGAGGCCCCGGCCGCGACCGCCGCCGACGCCGTCGAGTTCCTGACCTGA
- a CDS encoding class I SAM-dependent methyltransferase yields the protein MSDGDPEAEEPGDTPSEHRSPERVREVYDRIAAHFAETRHHAWPESREFLDGRSGAVGLDVGCGNGRNAELLAERVDRALGLDASRGLLGEARSRVGETVELVQGDAGGLPVTADTVDIALYIATLHHLADRETRRASLAELARVLAPDGRALVSVWSTTHDRFDAGPEDPVGFDTTVDWTLPNGETVPRFYHIYAPAEFEADLAASPLTVEATWLASGNCYARVRGE from the coding sequence GTGAGCGACGGCGACCCCGAGGCAGAGGAGCCAGGGGACACGCCCTCCGAACACCGCTCGCCCGAGCGTGTGCGCGAGGTGTACGACAGGATCGCCGCCCACTTCGCCGAGACCCGCCACCACGCCTGGCCCGAAAGCCGGGAGTTTCTCGACGGGCGAAGCGGCGCGGTCGGCCTGGACGTCGGCTGCGGAAACGGCCGCAACGCCGAACTCCTGGCCGAGCGGGTCGACCGCGCGCTGGGGCTGGACGCCAGCCGCGGACTTCTCGGGGAGGCCCGGTCACGGGTAGGGGAGACGGTGGAACTCGTGCAGGGGGACGCCGGCGGCCTGCCCGTCACCGCCGACACCGTCGACATCGCCCTTTACATCGCGACGCTACACCACCTGGCCGACCGCGAGACGCGACGGGCGAGTCTCGCCGAACTCGCCCGCGTGCTCGCGCCAGATGGGCGAGCACTCGTGAGCGTCTGGAGCACCACCCACGACCGCTTCGACGCCGGCCCCGAGGACCCGGTCGGCTTCGACACGACCGTCGACTGGACGCTCCCTAACGGCGAGACGGTCCCGCGGTTCTACCACATCTACGCGCCCGCGGAGTTCGAGGCCGACCTCGCCGCGTCCCCTCTGACCGTCGAGGCGACGTGGCTGGCGAGCGGGAACTGCTACGCGCGGGTCCGCGGGGAGTAA
- a CDS encoding tyrosine--tRNA ligase, translating into MDTAERRALVTRHTEEVVTDEELSDLLERDSPSVYIGYAPTGEMHIGHFTTIRKLADFAEAGLEVTVLVADLHAHLDDEKSPFELLDARSAYYRTAIEAMVEAAGADPDAVSFVRGTEFQLDEEYTLEMYRMAAETTVARARRAGSEVVRESESPNLGGLMYSLMQSLDVKALEADIAYGGIDQRGIYMLSRELLPDHGWHEPVCLFAPLLSGLTGGKMSASEEGSKVNLTDDPAAVAEKIDDAYCPMGEAEDNGVLEYLEHLVFPVLEARGSEEFVVERPEEYGGDLVYGSYGELEADFLSEELHPADLKPAAAEAISEVIAPVRERLADEEELLAEAYPETYGE; encoded by the coding sequence ATGGACACGGCCGAGCGGCGTGCGCTCGTGACGCGCCACACGGAGGAGGTCGTCACCGACGAAGAGCTGTCGGACCTGCTGGAGCGTGACTCCCCCTCGGTCTACATCGGGTACGCGCCGACCGGAGAGATGCACATCGGCCACTTCACCACGATCCGGAAGCTGGCGGACTTCGCGGAGGCGGGACTGGAGGTCACGGTCCTCGTGGCGGACCTGCACGCCCACCTCGACGACGAGAAGAGCCCCTTCGAACTGCTGGACGCCCGCTCGGCGTACTACCGGACGGCGATCGAGGCGATGGTCGAAGCGGCCGGCGCAGACCCCGACGCAGTCTCCTTTGTCCGCGGAACGGAGTTCCAGCTCGACGAGGAGTACACCCTGGAGATGTACCGGATGGCCGCAGAGACGACCGTGGCGCGGGCCCGCCGCGCCGGCAGCGAGGTCGTCCGCGAGAGCGAGAGTCCGAACCTCGGCGGACTGATGTACTCACTGATGCAGTCACTCGACGTGAAGGCGCTGGAAGCGGACATCGCCTACGGCGGGATCGACCAGCGGGGGATCTACATGCTCTCCCGGGAACTGCTCCCCGACCACGGCTGGCACGAGCCGGTCTGTCTGTTCGCGCCGCTGCTCTCCGGGCTCACCGGCGGGAAGATGAGCGCCTCCGAGGAGGGATCGAAGGTGAACCTCACCGACGACCCTGCGGCGGTGGCCGAGAAGATCGACGACGCCTACTGTCCGATGGGGGAGGCCGAAGACAACGGGGTCCTCGAGTACCTGGAACATCTCGTCTTCCCGGTGCTCGAGGCCCGCGGCAGCGAGGAGTTCGTCGTCGAGCGCCCCGAGGAGTACGGCGGCGACCTCGTCTACGGCTCCTACGGGGAGCTGGAGGCGGACTTCCTGAGCGAGGAACTGCACCCGGCGGACCTCAAGCCCGCGGCGGCCGAGGCCATCTCGGAAGTCATCGCGCCGGTCCGCGAGCGGCTAGCCGACGAGGAGGAACTGCTCGCCGAGGCGTACCCGGAGACCTACGGCGAGTGA
- a CDS encoding cupin domain-containing protein — protein sequence MGFDKTNYEEVEPFAPGMHFLREDLNCENLGVTVLDAAEGWTGKEHDHTGDGQEEVYLLLDGSGQITVDGEETALEPGDAVRVDAESTRQLYFEEASQMVIVGAD from the coding sequence ATGGGATTCGACAAGACGAACTACGAGGAGGTCGAGCCGTTCGCCCCCGGGATGCACTTCCTCCGGGAGGACCTGAACTGCGAGAACCTCGGGGTCACTGTCCTCGATGCCGCCGAGGGCTGGACGGGCAAGGAACACGACCACACCGGCGACGGTCAGGAGGAGGTCTATCTGCTGCTCGACGGCTCCGGGCAGATCACCGTCGACGGCGAGGAGACCGCGCTGGAGCCCGGTGACGCCGTCCGCGTCGACGCCGAGTCGACCCGCCAGCTGTACTTCGAGGAGGCGAGCCAGATGGTCATCGTCGGTGCGGACTGA
- a CDS encoding ABC transporter ATP-binding protein → MIELDGVRKEYGDVVAVRDVSLSVGGGQFHCLVGPNGSGKTTVFRLLLGLARPTAGTLSVPDAVGCGFQRPNFYPDLTVRENLTVFASLVGSPGREWRETVVDELRLRRAMDRPAHDLSGGFARKLDLALALLKRPDYLLLDEPLAALDDVSKERLLDFLSAYAGDATVLVSTHHVGDFEPYTDRLTVMHEGRVVLDARPEELDLDGHDSLQAYYVALVRQHERAAGGAGGTAGQQPGRSDADRDTGSSRHE, encoded by the coding sequence ATGATCGAACTCGACGGCGTCCGCAAGGAGTACGGCGACGTCGTGGCCGTCCGGGACGTTTCGCTGTCGGTCGGGGGCGGCCAGTTCCACTGTCTCGTCGGCCCCAACGGGTCGGGCAAGACCACCGTCTTCCGGCTGCTGCTCGGGCTCGCGCGGCCGACCGCCGGCACGCTGTCGGTCCCCGACGCGGTCGGCTGTGGCTTCCAGCGGCCGAACTTCTACCCGGACCTCACTGTCCGGGAGAACCTGACGGTCTTCGCCAGCCTCGTCGGCTCGCCCGGCCGGGAGTGGCGCGAGACCGTCGTCGACGAACTCCGGCTGCGGCGGGCGATGGACCGGCCGGCCCACGACCTCTCCGGCGGATTCGCGCGCAAGCTCGACCTCGCACTCGCCTTGCTCAAGCGGCCGGATTACCTACTGCTCGACGAGCCGCTAGCGGCGCTGGATGACGTCTCCAAGGAGCGGCTGCTCGACTTTCTCTCCGCCTACGCCGGCGACGCGACCGTCCTCGTCTCGACTCACCACGTCGGGGACTTCGAGCCCTACACCGACCGCCTGACGGTCATGCACGAGGGGCGGGTCGTCCTCGACGCCCGCCCCGAGGAGCTCGACCTCGACGGCCACGACTCGCTGCAGGCGTACTACGTCGCGCTGGTCCGACAACACGAGCGGGCTGCTGGCGGGGCCGGCGGCACGGCCGGACAGCAGCCAGGACGGAGTGACGCCGACCGGGATACCGGGTCCTCCAGACACGAGTGA
- a CDS encoding ABC transporter permease, with the protein MSLRSLLKKEFHWSKHNALALAFVLLLLPAFFASTSVVFGTVVPRDAPVAVTPESEEVTDQELSIITGAFEPFSDPKRVDSPEEAERMLRRESVYAIVQVPPDITDPDNDNATFVLTVDGSITPFERPSQAIRAIMARALNDAPFLEADISVRREVVGTENSLSEYLVPSFLMAIIMLFAFTYVPYNLAKESNVLDRIRAESSLETLVLSKLIYFSVLMLVPILVFQGAAAYFDYATTALSVGTVLTLLLTFFYLAAISTAVMVLLRFGTLGRFVNVVILLGITAFSGLAFPVGYLSPVRKAIIRADPVHYSTIMTRSFMLKDAELSLFADWLLALAGFALLTLACVKLSAMYYRRTT; encoded by the coding sequence GTGTCGCTGCGCTCGCTTCTGAAAAAGGAGTTCCACTGGAGCAAGCACAACGCACTCGCGCTGGCCTTCGTGTTGCTCCTCCTGCCCGCCTTCTTCGCCTCGACCAGCGTCGTCTTCGGCACGGTCGTCCCGCGGGACGCGCCGGTCGCGGTCACGCCCGAAAGCGAGGAGGTCACCGACCAGGAACTGTCGATCATCACCGGTGCCTTCGAACCCTTCTCCGACCCGAAGCGGGTCGACTCGCCCGAGGAAGCCGAACGGATGCTCCGCCGGGAGTCCGTCTACGCCATCGTCCAGGTCCCCCCCGACATCACCGACCCCGACAACGACAACGCCACGTTCGTCCTCACTGTCGACGGTAGCATCACGCCCTTCGAGCGGCCCTCGCAGGCGATCCGCGCGATCATGGCCCGCGCGCTCAACGACGCGCCCTTCCTCGAGGCGGACATCTCGGTCCGCCGGGAGGTCGTCGGCACGGAGAACTCCCTCTCCGAGTATCTCGTCCCCTCCTTCCTGATGGCGATCATCATGCTCTTTGCGTTCACCTACGTCCCCTACAACCTCGCCAAGGAGAGTAACGTCCTCGACCGGATCCGCGCGGAGTCCTCGCTGGAGACGCTGGTGCTCTCGAAGCTGATCTATTTCAGCGTGCTGATGCTCGTCCCCATCCTCGTCTTCCAGGGCGCCGCGGCGTATTTCGACTACGCGACGACGGCCCTCTCCGTCGGGACCGTGCTGACACTGCTGTTGACTTTCTTCTATCTCGCGGCGATCAGCACGGCCGTGATGGTCCTGCTCCGGTTCGGGACGCTCGGCCGGTTCGTCAACGTCGTCATCCTGCTGGGGATCACCGCCTTCTCCGGGCTCGCCTTCCCCGTGGGCTACCTCTCGCCGGTCCGGAAGGCGATCATCCGCGCGGACCCGGTCCACTACTCCACCATCATGACCCGCAGCTTCATGCTCAAAGACGCCGAGCTGTCGCTGTTTGCCGACTGGCTGCTCGCGCTTGCGGGCTTTGCCCTCCTGACGCTCGCCTGCGTGAAACTCAGCGCGATGTACTACCGGAGGACCACATGA
- a CDS encoding PKD domain-containing protein, with amino-acid sequence MRVSGGVSAGLGLVVAVCLGTGLLAAGGVVGADEPPVADAGLDQAVERNATVYLDAGGSYDPDGEVAGYNWSVVAPNGTEFEPDCVTCELTSFRATQTGQYNVTVTATDGTGMRTSDTVYVTVEEPDPPELQLTGPESLFVGSDGTASADVTAGDDPVSRLVWSVDGSEVGTEELTGSGTRERALSFGDAGTHTVTAAVTDVLGRTVTDTHTVEVVETSPSSGSSAPSTAGGGGGDSPDASTDYVVANSDTIRTYSDLSVNNYADGDSAITIANTAGPGDITLVSEEEAEDYLEPYNWHNVNLGELVRDDLVDESQANKIFERARENRDDHGNGAVGGINPYTKDATEEAPSPPDGEDSLTPPPDGPTSTSDTTTGTDLTGPPSSETVTITPGGETTSSGLDESSDSAESEADSPAAESVPESNSGGDATDTPRHGPDTVTII; translated from the coding sequence ATGCGGGTGTCCGGGGGTGTGAGTGCGGGGCTCGGACTGGTGGTTGCGGTCTGTCTCGGTACCGGTCTGCTCGCGGCTGGCGGCGTCGTCGGGGCAGACGAGCCGCCGGTCGCCGATGCGGGGCTCGACCAGGCGGTCGAGCGGAACGCGACCGTTTACCTCGATGCCGGCGGGTCATACGACCCGGACGGCGAAGTGGCCGGCTACAACTGGTCCGTCGTCGCGCCCAACGGAACGGAATTCGAGCCCGACTGTGTCACCTGCGAGCTGACCAGCTTCCGGGCGACGCAAACCGGCCAGTACAACGTGACGGTGACCGCCACCGACGGGACCGGAATGCGGACCAGCGATACGGTCTACGTCACCGTCGAGGAGCCGGACCCACCCGAGCTCCAGCTCACCGGGCCGGAGTCGCTGTTCGTCGGGAGTGACGGAACCGCGAGCGCGGACGTGACGGCCGGCGACGATCCGGTCTCGCGGCTGGTCTGGTCGGTCGACGGGAGCGAAGTCGGAACCGAGGAACTGACCGGTTCCGGAACGCGCGAGCGGGCGCTCTCGTTCGGCGATGCCGGAACCCACACAGTGACCGCGGCCGTAACGGATGTCCTCGGTCGGACCGTGACCGACACGCACACGGTCGAGGTTGTCGAGACCTCGCCTTCCTCCGGCTCCAGTGCTCCATCGACTGCCGGCGGTGGTGGGGGCGATTCGCCGGACGCGAGCACTGACTACGTGGTAGCTAACAGCGACACTATCCGGACTTACTCCGACCTATCGGTCAACAACTACGCTGACGGCGATTCTGCGATCACTATCGCGAACACTGCAGGACCGGGGGACATTACGCTGGTGAGTGAGGAAGAAGCAGAGGACTATTTGGAACCATATAATTGGCACAACGTGAATTTGGGAGAGCTCGTGAGGGATGACTTAGTGGATGAATCGCAAGCAAACAAGATCTTCGAACGAGCACGGGAAAACAGGGACGACCATGGAAATGGTGCCGTTGGCGGGATCAACCCCTATACAAAAGATGCGACAGAAGAAGCACCCAGTCCACCGGATGGTGAAGACTCGCTAACACCTCCACCAGACGGTCCAACGAGTACATCAGACACCACTACTGGAACCGACCTCACCGGACCACCATCCTCCGAGACGGTCACGATCACCCCTGGCGGGGAGACGACGAGCTCCGGTCTCGATGAATCATCGGACTCGGCAGAGAGCGAGGCAGACTCTCCGGCCGCGGAGTCGGTTCCGGAAAGCAACTCCGGCGGCGATGCAACGGATACCCCGAGGCACGGACCAGACACCGTTACGATCATCTGA